A single Acidaminococcus sp. DNA region contains:
- a CDS encoding ferredoxin family protein, giving the protein MAVKKRLHFELNPNYCKSCGLCYGTCPREVLKADEYGRPKVVNPDACILCRLCELRCPDFAIRVEGI; this is encoded by the coding sequence ATGGCGGTTAAGAAGAGACTTCACTTTGAATTGAATCCAAATTACTGCAAATCCTGTGGCCTTTGCTACGGAACATGTCCCAGAGAGGTGCTGAAAGCAGACGAGTACGGCAGACCGAAAGTCGTTAACCCGGATGCCTGCATTTTATGCAGACTATGCGAATTACGTTGTCCGGATTTCGCCATCAGAGTGGAGGGGATCTAA
- a CDS encoding LysR family transcriptional regulator produces MMNLDFYRNFVKIVECGTLSATARYLHVAQSALSSQVKQFEEEYHSQLFIRNARHMEPTEAGKILYEKAKHMILLEDAAHKEIQAYEEGIQGTVRVGMTQAYPDTIMTRIFLQFRREHPRIRFAIYEMNSNEIVGLLRSGVIEIGVIRTANLLPVDLEEAITARERLSAYCGYNNPWISPYEKEVPLSLLEQVPIAISRGFSGTLQFIFERADIHPTIMSISTSRSNAMMWGREKEAVAIICAGEKETLDDAESFCRPLVSDDPTVANKLNTTRSFVIMKDRTLSAAARKFICFSKCHLNEEAKDTGSNR; encoded by the coding sequence ATGATGAATCTGGATTTTTATCGAAACTTCGTAAAAATCGTCGAATGTGGTACCTTGTCTGCTACGGCTCGTTATCTTCATGTAGCCCAGTCTGCATTAAGCAGTCAGGTCAAACAGTTTGAAGAAGAATATCATTCCCAACTTTTTATCCGTAACGCCAGACATATGGAGCCAACGGAAGCCGGGAAGATTCTATATGAAAAAGCAAAGCATATGATTCTTCTGGAGGACGCGGCTCACAAAGAGATCCAAGCGTACGAGGAAGGAATCCAGGGTACCGTTCGCGTGGGCATGACGCAGGCGTACCCCGATACGATTATGACCCGGATTTTTTTGCAGTTTCGTAGGGAACACCCCCGCATCCGATTCGCAATTTATGAAATGAATTCCAATGAGATTGTAGGACTGCTGCGGTCCGGTGTCATCGAAATAGGAGTCATACGCACGGCGAATCTGCTGCCGGTTGACCTGGAAGAAGCCATCACTGCCAGGGAAAGGCTGAGTGCTTACTGCGGGTACAACAACCCGTGGATTTCGCCTTATGAAAAGGAAGTGCCTCTTTCTCTGCTGGAGCAGGTGCCTATTGCTATATCCCGCGGATTTTCGGGAACGCTGCAGTTTATCTTTGAACGAGCCGATATCCATCCCACCATCATGAGCATTTCAACGTCACGCAGCAATGCAATGATGTGGGGCAGGGAAAAGGAAGCCGTTGCCATTATTTGTGCGGGCGAGAAGGAAACGCTGGACGATGCAGAATCTTTCTGTCGTCCTCTGGTCTCTGATGATCCGACCGTGGCAAATAAACTCAATACGACCCGTTCGTTTGTGATTATGAAAGACCGGACATTATCGGCTGCAGCCAGAAAATTTATCTGTTTCAGCAAATGCCATCTTAATGAAGAGGCAAAAGATACTGGTTCCAATCGGTAA
- a CDS encoding pyridoxal phosphate-dependent aminotransferase: MDILTEKFKRLGIDNAPGQEVLQKEVPLDLRGDPLPGPAVNFSHGDVDAHIPTPGSLDLFIEGFKKGGCVAYTEYRGGKGERDDVAAKLAAFTGAPIDPDREIIITPGTQGALFLALGCLVGRGDKVAIVEPDYFDNRKLVEFFEGELVPVKLDYLSQNTCAGVNLDALEESFKNGVKLFLFSNPNNPTGVIYSAEEIEGIAALAKKYNVTLLVDQLYSRQIFDNHPYTHLRALKNRPENMLTIMGPSKTESLSGFRLGTAFGTKWIIDRMEKLQAIVTLRAPGYSQYVLKCWFNEPEGFMAKRVAEHQRIRDDLVALVRSHEGCRVRTTEGGSYIFPQLPELDVSISDFAKIVRKLTGVAITPGTEFGPQFTRNFRVNFSQDHDKAINAIDRVLQVMERYRK; encoded by the coding sequence ATGGACATCTTAACAGAAAAATTCAAACGTCTGGGCATTGACAACGCACCGGGACAGGAAGTCCTGCAGAAAGAAGTTCCTCTGGATCTTCGCGGGGATCCGCTGCCGGGGCCGGCTGTGAACTTCTCTCACGGTGACGTGGATGCCCATATCCCTACGCCGGGATCTCTGGACCTTTTCATAGAAGGGTTTAAAAAGGGCGGCTGCGTTGCCTACACGGAATATCGCGGCGGTAAGGGAGAACGCGATGACGTGGCTGCCAAGCTCGCTGCTTTTACGGGCGCACCCATTGACCCGGACCGCGAAATCATTATTACACCGGGTACGCAGGGCGCATTGTTCCTGGCACTGGGCTGCCTTGTAGGCCGCGGGGATAAAGTCGCCATTGTCGAACCGGACTATTTTGATAACCGCAAACTGGTGGAATTCTTTGAAGGTGAACTCGTCCCGGTCAAGCTGGATTATCTGAGCCAGAATACTTGTGCCGGTGTGAACCTGGATGCCCTGGAAGAATCCTTTAAGAATGGCGTCAAGCTGTTCCTCTTTTCCAATCCGAATAACCCGACGGGCGTTATTTATTCGGCAGAAGAAATTGAAGGCATTGCGGCACTGGCCAAGAAGTACAATGTCACGCTTCTCGTGGATCAGCTTTATTCCCGTCAGATTTTCGATAATCATCCGTATACGCACCTGCGTGCCCTGAAGAACCGTCCGGAAAATATGCTGACCATCATGGGACCATCCAAGACCGAATCTCTCAGCGGCTTCCGTCTGGGCACGGCCTTCGGGACGAAATGGATCATCGACCGTATGGAAAAACTGCAGGCTATCGTTACGCTGCGGGCTCCGGGCTATTCCCAGTACGTGCTGAAATGCTGGTTCAATGAACCGGAAGGCTTTATGGCAAAGCGCGTGGCCGAACATCAGCGCATCCGCGACGACTTGGTGGCGCTCGTCCGCTCCCATGAAGGGTGCCGCGTCAGAACGACCGAAGGCGGCAGCTACATCTTCCCGCAGCTGCCGGAACTGGATGTCAGCATCAGCGATTTCGCGAAAATCGTACGGAAACTGACTGGTGTGGCCATTACACCGGGTACCGAATTCGGACCTCAATTTACACGGAATTTCCGCGTGAATTTCTCACAGGATCATGATAAAGCCATCAATGCCATTGACCGCGTGCTGCAGGTCATGGAACGGTATAGAAAGTAA
- a CDS encoding transposase yields MKRKYFTEEEIELLRKNPYTFQVNSRQIFFTAAFKKAFMQLYNSGRSAVEAVRELGYDPAILGNGRINSIRKNTISQLTTTGNLHEGPHNLNKETSSLKLPAGSSSDEIARLKQEVAFLRAEIEFIKKSLSLARKRK; encoded by the coding sequence ATGAAACGTAAGTACTTCACCGAAGAGGAAATCGAACTGCTAAGGAAAAATCCTTATACTTTCCAAGTTAACAGCAGACAAATCTTCTTCACTGCTGCATTCAAGAAGGCTTTCATGCAGCTGTACAATTCCGGGAGATCCGCTGTCGAGGCCGTCCGCGAGCTCGGATATGATCCTGCCATCCTTGGGAATGGCCGCATTAACAGCATTAGGAAAAATACAATCTCTCAGCTGACAACTACCGGAAATCTTCATGAAGGGCCTCATAATCTCAATAAAGAGACATCCTCTTTGAAATTGCCCGCTGGATCTTCCTCAGACGAAATTGCTCGTCTGAAACAGGAAGTTGCTTTTCTTCGAGCAGAGATTGAGTTCATAAAAAAAAGTCTGTCACTTGCCAGAAAAAGAAAGTGA
- a CDS encoding aminotransferase class V-fold PLP-dependent enzyme yields the protein MEQSYFSDDFIKEIKSKFYYVDEDPKGRKRLFFENSGGSLRLKAAVEAKAKYEMIPDCPERYHDISMHLRAVKEKGIHDIMQIIFGAKEGQGALVTELTASQVMFRIVRVILENAKGSNVVVSSIEHPSAYDAVAVYAGRTGREVRVAKANPKTGNVDVDEVIRHVDKDTALISVMSASNITGSIIDIKEIVRRARTINPDVYIISDAVQHMPHAVLHVSEYGLDGMNFAPYKAFGIRGCGYGYVSDRVARMPHDKLIAKPEKEWELGTFPHPNYAAMSAVVDYVAWIGTQYTDSKDRKTQYDAGISAIHKQELSLLHHMLEGSESVKGLRHIPGVEVYTDTPDTVDRDLIAAIGIKEWDYTALREEYYRRGVTVFERINTSLYSKRIVESLGLTGCIRVSPLHCHSFADIDQFLKITADIAAEKK from the coding sequence ATGGAGCAAAGTTATTTCAGCGATGATTTCATTAAGGAAATCAAAAGTAAGTTCTACTATGTGGATGAAGATCCAAAAGGAAGAAAGAGACTGTTTTTTGAAAATTCTGGAGGGTCGCTGCGCTTAAAGGCAGCCGTGGAAGCCAAGGCAAAATACGAAATGATTCCGGACTGCCCGGAAAGATATCATGATATCTCTATGCATTTAAGGGCTGTCAAGGAAAAAGGTATTCATGATATTATGCAGATTATCTTTGGCGCGAAGGAAGGACAGGGTGCCCTCGTGACGGAACTTACTGCTTCGCAGGTCATGTTCCGTATTGTGCGGGTCATTTTGGAAAATGCGAAGGGCAGCAACGTCGTTGTTTCTTCCATTGAACACCCTTCTGCTTACGACGCTGTTGCCGTTTATGCCGGACGCACCGGGCGTGAAGTACGAGTAGCGAAAGCCAATCCCAAGACGGGTAATGTTGATGTGGATGAGGTCATCCGCCATGTAGATAAAGATACGGCACTGATCAGCGTTATGAGCGCTTCCAATATCACCGGCAGCATTATTGATATTAAGGAAATCGTAAGGCGTGCCCGTACTATCAACCCGGATGTCTACATTATCTCTGACGCGGTGCAGCACATGCCGCATGCCGTTCTTCACGTGTCTGAGTATGGGCTTGACGGTATGAATTTTGCTCCTTACAAAGCATTCGGTATTCGCGGCTGCGGGTACGGCTACGTATCTGACCGGGTTGCCAGGATGCCGCACGATAAGCTGATTGCCAAACCGGAAAAAGAATGGGAACTGGGGACGTTCCCGCATCCTAATTATGCTGCTATGAGTGCTGTCGTTGATTATGTGGCGTGGATTGGTACTCAATACACGGATTCCAAAGACAGAAAGACTCAGTATGATGCAGGTATATCGGCTATCCATAAACAGGAACTGTCGCTGCTGCACCATATGCTGGAAGGAAGCGAAAGCGTCAAGGGTCTCAGACATATTCCGGGCGTTGAAGTCTACACCGATACACCGGATACGGTAGACCGCGATTTGATTGCCGCTATCGGCATCAAAGAGTGGGACTATACCGCTCTGCGGGAAGAATATTATCGCCGCGGTGTGACCGTTTTTGAAAGAATCAATACCAGTCTGTACTCCAAACGGATTGTGGAGTCCCTGGGCCTCACGGGCTGCATTCGTGTATCACCGCTGCATTGCCACAGTTTTGCGGATATTGATCAGTTCCTGAAAATTACCGCAGATATTGCGGCGGAGAAAAAATAA
- a CDS encoding threonine/serine dehydratase — protein sequence MLSLEAIKEAQERIRPYVYETPLIRLQNLDEIAGCQVYVKAENMQRINAFKIRGALNKALQLSPGTLKNGIVTASSGNHGRGVAFAGKLLGVPVTVVMPEGAPDVKKEAVQALGAKMVLCEKSQRFIIARQIAEEKKACFIHPFDDYDVMAGQGTAGLEIMKQLPEADAVVVPIGGGGLISGVAFAVKSVKPEIKVYGCEPAQCSRYTVSLAAGKPTEIKSGNTIADGTTSAKPGDKTFPIVQEKVDQVIPVEEKYIAEAVKTLVLKGKIVAEPSSCMTLGAVLQGKLRFKKEDKVVFFLSGGNVDFSLIDRICEGKM from the coding sequence ATGCTGTCACTGGAAGCAATCAAGGAAGCACAGGAAAGGATTCGTCCGTATGTGTACGAAACCCCGCTCATCAGACTGCAGAATCTCGATGAGATAGCTGGGTGCCAGGTATATGTGAAAGCAGAAAATATGCAGCGAATCAACGCGTTTAAAATTCGCGGCGCTCTCAATAAGGCACTGCAGTTGTCTCCGGGAACGCTGAAAAATGGGATTGTCACGGCTTCCAGCGGAAATCATGGCCGCGGCGTTGCTTTCGCCGGGAAATTACTCGGCGTTCCCGTAACGGTTGTCATGCCGGAAGGGGCTCCGGACGTGAAGAAGGAAGCAGTACAAGCATTGGGCGCCAAGATGGTGCTGTGCGAAAAATCGCAGCGCTTTATCATCGCCAGACAAATTGCGGAGGAAAAGAAAGCCTGCTTCATCCATCCTTTTGATGATTATGATGTCATGGCCGGGCAGGGTACGGCCGGACTGGAAATCATGAAGCAGCTGCCGGAAGCCGATGCTGTCGTCGTTCCGATTGGCGGAGGCGGGCTGATCAGCGGCGTCGCTTTTGCTGTGAAGAGCGTAAAACCGGAAATCAAGGTTTATGGATGCGAGCCGGCGCAGTGCAGCCGGTACACGGTCAGTCTTGCTGCCGGGAAACCTACGGAAATTAAATCAGGAAATACGATTGCTGACGGAACCACAAGTGCTAAACCGGGAGATAAGACATTCCCTATTGTTCAGGAAAAAGTGGACCAGGTGATTCCGGTAGAGGAAAAATATATCGCCGAAGCTGTAAAAACATTGGTACTCAAGGGAAAGATTGTAGCCGAACCGAGCTCCTGCATGACGCTGGGAGCTGTGCTACAGGGGAAACTTCGTTTCAAGAAAGAGGACAAAGTCGTCTTCTTCCTCTCCGGAGGCAACGTTGATTTTTCCCTGATTGATCGAATCTGCGAAGGAAAAATGTAA
- a CDS encoding 2-oxoacid:acceptor oxidoreductase subunit alpha, with protein MSEQYKIMTGNEACVRGALAAGMSFFAGYPITPATEIAELSSELLPQHGGKFMQMEDELGSIAVVIGASTAGAKAMTATSGPGFTLMQENLSYGMMAEVPCVVVDVMRQGPCQGVATVPAQGDFMEARWGTHGDHPIITLAPCSVAETYYQTVRAFNLAEKYRTPVIMLSDATLAHMSEKVRIPDPSELTVINRTKPTCPPEEYQPFDNSTNEVHPMASFGDGYRWFASGLVHDDTGFPITSDHKAINAAIKHLVGKINDHVADIEAYEEYRMEDADIVILSVGLVSRSVKSAIDKARSMGIKAGLFRPITLWPFPGKRFEEVCAHAKAVMTCEMNEGQLAEVAAQYVNLDQRIIPITQNDGTIIRAEKIFEAIKEVG; from the coding sequence ATGAGCGAACAGTACAAAATTATGACTGGTAACGAAGCTTGCGTCAGAGGGGCTTTAGCTGCGGGAATGAGTTTTTTTGCCGGCTACCCGATTACGCCTGCCACAGAAATCGCTGAATTATCTTCCGAGCTGCTCCCTCAGCATGGCGGCAAGTTTATGCAGATGGAGGATGAACTTGGTTCCATTGCTGTCGTCATCGGTGCTTCGACGGCCGGTGCCAAAGCAATGACGGCAACGAGCGGCCCGGGTTTCACCTTGATGCAGGAAAATTTGTCCTACGGCATGATGGCAGAGGTTCCTTGTGTTGTCGTTGATGTGATGCGGCAGGGACCTTGCCAGGGCGTTGCTACCGTCCCGGCGCAGGGCGATTTCATGGAAGCGCGCTGGGGAACCCATGGTGACCATCCGATTATTACCCTGGCCCCCTGTTCCGTAGCTGAAACTTACTATCAAACGGTCCGGGCCTTTAATCTGGCAGAAAAGTACCGTACTCCCGTCATTATGCTGTCAGACGCAACACTGGCGCATATGAGTGAAAAAGTTCGCATTCCGGATCCGAGCGAGCTGACGGTTATCAATCGCACGAAACCTACCTGCCCGCCTGAGGAATATCAGCCTTTTGATAACAGTACCAATGAGGTTCATCCCATGGCCAGCTTTGGTGACGGATACCGTTGGTTTGCCAGCGGCCTTGTGCACGATGATACCGGTTTTCCTATCACCAGTGATCACAAAGCGATTAATGCAGCGATTAAACACCTGGTGGGAAAGATCAATGACCATGTTGCTGATATTGAAGCTTACGAAGAATATCGTATGGAAGATGCTGATATCGTTATCTTGTCCGTCGGCCTCGTGTCCCGCTCTGTAAAGAGTGCCATTGACAAGGCACGCAGCATGGGCATTAAAGCAGGACTGTTCCGTCCTATCACGCTGTGGCCGTTCCCCGGAAAGAGATTTGAAGAAGTGTGCGCTCATGCCAAAGCTGTCATGACCTGCGAGATGAACGAAGGGCAATTGGCGGAAGTTGCTGCGCAGTATGTAAACCTGGATCAAAGAATCATTCCGATTACTCAGAATGACGGCACGATTATCCGGGCTGAAAAAATTTTTGAGGCAATCAAGGAGGTTGGCTGA
- a CDS encoding dicarboxylate/amino acid:cation symporter encodes MGKFFKMALWKQIVIAIILGGLIGKFFPAAVPVLKPFGDIFLRLLKMLIAPLVLFTLTSGVCKMGDIHQLRRVGVRIVAFYVLTSTFAAALGMGFAMITQPGQGVTDLLTTGKAAKAVSYSFIDNAIQWIPTNIFESLAKGNTLQIIVFAIFSGVVLLALGEPYKGFVELIDKAAGVMLKMTDYVMKYSPIGILALVADMVNSLSGKMMAQVLNFIATDWAACLVIIFIVQPLLVRLLAKQSMMKYLKNIMPCMVVAASTTSSAATLPLELKIAHDKLGVPEKIYGFCLPLGNTCNMNGMAVAIGCISIFASNLFNVPITLGSCVQFVFLGLVLSIGAAGVKGAGIVMSSVLLQTLGYPLTLVPILAAIWPIIDIPHTTANVSGDLAGTIVVAKSMDMLDEELFNS; translated from the coding sequence ATGGGAAAATTTTTTAAGATGGCCCTATGGAAACAAATTGTTATTGCCATTATCCTGGGTGGACTCATCGGGAAATTCTTCCCGGCGGCTGTTCCTGTCCTCAAACCTTTTGGGGACATTTTCCTCCGGCTGTTAAAGATGCTGATTGCCCCGCTGGTTCTCTTCACGTTGACGAGCGGCGTCTGCAAAATGGGCGATATTCATCAGCTTCGCCGTGTGGGTGTGCGGATTGTAGCCTTCTATGTGCTGACCTCTACTTTTGCTGCGGCGCTGGGTATGGGCTTTGCTATGATTACCCAGCCCGGTCAGGGTGTTACGGATCTGCTGACGACCGGCAAAGCAGCTAAAGCTGTTTCTTACAGTTTCATTGATAATGCCATTCAATGGATTCCTACGAACATCTTTGAATCTCTGGCTAAAGGCAATACGCTCCAGATCATCGTCTTCGCAATTTTCAGCGGCGTAGTGCTGCTGGCTTTGGGAGAACCATACAAGGGCTTTGTGGAACTCATCGATAAGGCAGCAGGCGTCATGCTGAAGATGACGGATTACGTCATGAAGTATTCTCCCATCGGTATTCTGGCACTGGTTGCAGATATGGTGAACAGCCTCAGCGGCAAGATGATGGCACAAGTGCTGAACTTTATTGCTACCGACTGGGCTGCCTGCCTCGTCATTATCTTTATCGTGCAGCCTCTGCTGGTTCGTCTCCTGGCAAAACAGAGCATGATGAAATATCTGAAGAACATCATGCCCTGTATGGTCGTGGCAGCCAGCACGACCTCTTCCGCGGCTACGCTTCCGCTGGAACTCAAAATTGCTCATGACAAGCTGGGTGTACCTGAAAAGATTTATGGTTTCTGCCTTCCGCTTGGCAATACCTGCAATATGAACGGCATGGCTGTAGCTATCGGCTGCATTTCAATTTTTGCTTCCAACCTGTTTAATGTGCCGATTACGCTCGGCTCCTGTGTCCAGTTCGTGTTCCTGGGTCTGGTGCTTTCCATCGGTGCTGCCGGTGTGAAAGGTGCCGGTATCGTGATGTCTTCCGTACTGCTTCAGACTCTGGGGTACCCTCTGACACTCGTGCCTATTCTCGCTGCTATCTGGCCGATTATTGATATTCCTCATACCACGGCAAACGTCAGCGGCGACTTGGCCGGAACGATTGTAGTTGCAAAATCTATGGATATGCTGGATGAAGAACTGTTTAATTCTTAA
- a CDS encoding dicarboxylate/amino acid:cation symporter: MGKFFKMALWKQIVIAIIVGGLIGKFLPAAVPYIKPFGDIFLRLLKMLIAPLVLFTLISGVCKMGDIKQLRRVGVRIVAFYIVTSAFAAALGMGFAMITQPGQGVTDLLTSGKAAKAVSYSFVDNAIQWIPTNIFESLAKGNTLQIIIFAIFTGIVLLALGDPYKGLVEMIDKAAGVMLKMTDYVMKYSPIGIMALVADMVKSLSGEMMTQVLNFIATDWAACLVIIFIVQPLMVRFLAKQSMMKYLKNIMPCMVVAASTTSSAATLPLELKIANDKLGVPEKIYGFCLPLGNTCNMNGMAVGIGCISIFASNLFNVPVTLGSCVQFVFLGLVLSIGAAGVKGAGIVMSSVLLQTLGFPLTLVPILAAIWPIIDIPHTTANVSGDLAGTIIVAKSMNMLDEKVFNS; encoded by the coding sequence ATGGGTAAATTCTTTAAGATGGCCCTTTGGAAACAAATTGTCATTGCAATTATTGTAGGCGGCCTGATCGGAAAATTCCTGCCGGCAGCCGTACCTTATATCAAACCCTTCGGGGATATTTTCCTTCGGCTCTTAAAGATGCTGATTGCACCGCTGGTTCTCTTTACGCTGATAAGCGGCGTGTGCAAAATGGGAGATATTAAACAGCTCCGCCGTGTGGGTGTGCGGATTGTAGCTTTTTATATTGTGACGTCTGCTTTTGCCGCAGCGCTGGGTATGGGCTTTGCCATGATTACTCAGCCGGGTCAGGGCGTCACTGATTTGCTGACGAGCGGTAAAGCGGCCAAGGCTGTTTCTTACAGCTTTGTCGACAATGCCATTCAATGGATTCCTACGAATATCTTTGAATCTCTGGCAAAGGGCAATACGCTGCAGATCATTATTTTCGCTATTTTCACCGGTATCGTACTGCTCGCCCTGGGGGACCCGTACAAAGGTTTAGTCGAAATGATCGATAAGGCCGCCGGTGTCATGCTGAAGATGACGGACTACGTCATGAAGTATTCTCCTATCGGCATCATGGCACTGGTTGCGGATATGGTAAAGAGCCTCAGCGGTGAAATGATGACGCAGGTCCTGAACTTCATTGCCACGGACTGGGCTGCCTGCCTCGTCATTATCTTCATTGTGCAGCCTTTGATGGTTCGTTTCCTGGCAAAACAGAGCATGATGAAATATCTGAAGAACATCATGCCTTGTATGGTCGTGGCAGCCAGTACCACGTCTTCTGCGGCTACGCTTCCGCTGGAACTTAAGATTGCCAATGATAAACTTGGCGTTCCGGAAAAAATCTACGGCTTCTGCCTTCCGCTCGGCAACACCTGCAATATGAACGGCATGGCAGTGGGTATCGGCTGTATCTCCATTTTTGCTTCCAATCTGTTTAATGTGCCGGTGACGCTCGGTTCCTGCGTTCAGTTTGTGTTCCTGGGCCTGGTGCTTTCTATCGGTGCTGCCGGTGTCAAAGGAGCCGGTATTGTGATGTCCTCCGTATTGCTTCAGACGCTGGGCTTCCCGCTGACACTCGTGCCTATTCTCGCTGCTATCTGGCCGATCATTGATATTCCGCATACTACGGCAAACGTCAGCGGTGACCTTGCCGGGACGATTATCGTTGCAAAATCTATGAATATGCTGGATGAAAAAGTATTTAATTCCTGA
- a CDS encoding LysR family transcriptional regulator has translation MQRAMEYILKIYQKKSFSKAAAELFITQPALSAIVKKEEQAYGVTFFNRSVKPIVPTEAGMKYIEAALKIEKIERALRHSLRDFSNTLTIGSSAFFCSNVLPALVQQFQKEALNQCKIQVLEGSAVELVTLLHEGNADFLLSVDHGYGKEFKHEFMKKENIVLAVPKSMAADDAIAEKALPVTADGDDYANAQSISLAAFNHEPFILLSKGNDLYSRAHKMLRKAGAHPSRIIYMDQMQSAFLAANTGTGIAFIRQDMMQIFEQSPHLLFFKIDDALAQRDVNLFYRRTKTLSPAAQEFLEFCKNYF, from the coding sequence ATGCAGAGAGCCATGGAGTATATTCTTAAAATATATCAGAAGAAAAGCTTTTCAAAGGCAGCAGCGGAACTCTTTATCACTCAGCCCGCCCTGAGTGCTATTGTAAAAAAAGAGGAGCAGGCCTACGGCGTTACTTTCTTTAACCGGAGCGTCAAACCGATTGTGCCGACAGAAGCCGGTATGAAATATATCGAAGCGGCGCTGAAAATCGAAAAGATTGAACGCGCCCTGCGTCACAGTCTGCGGGACTTCAGCAATACACTGACCATCGGCAGTTCTGCTTTCTTTTGTTCCAACGTGCTGCCAGCCCTGGTTCAGCAGTTTCAAAAAGAAGCTCTTAATCAATGCAAAATCCAGGTGCTCGAGGGCAGTGCGGTCGAACTGGTAACACTGCTCCATGAAGGAAACGCGGATTTTCTGCTCAGTGTTGACCACGGCTACGGAAAAGAATTCAAGCACGAATTTATGAAAAAGGAGAATATCGTACTGGCTGTCCCCAAATCAATGGCAGCAGATGACGCAATTGCGGAGAAAGCCTTACCCGTAACCGCGGACGGTGACGACTACGCCAACGCTCAGAGCATCAGCCTTGCCGCCTTCAACCATGAGCCTTTCATCCTGCTTTCCAAGGGCAATGATCTCTACTCCCGGGCTCACAAGATGCTCCGCAAAGCGGGAGCACATCCATCCCGGATTATCTACATGGATCAGATGCAGTCTGCTTTTCTGGCTGCCAATACAGGGACAGGCATTGCCTTTATCCGTCAGGATATGATGCAGATTTTTGAACAGTCTCCTCACCTGCTCTTTTTTAAAATCGATGATGCGCTGGCCCAGCGTGACGTCAATCTCTTTTACCGCCGCACCAAGACGCTGAGCCCGGCGGCACAGGAGTTTTTGGAGTTTTGTAAGAATTACTTTTAA
- a CDS encoding RidA family protein — protein MIEDKLHELGIELPPPNPPGAIYTPCVVAGDLLFTAGQTPKKDGKLIMRGKLGKEITLEQGKACAERCCLSCLALIKKYAGSLDNVEQIVKMTGFVNSAPEFNQQSKVIDGASELLYKVFGEKGAHARSAVGCANLPNDAPCEVELIVKIKK, from the coding sequence ATGATAGAAGATAAACTGCATGAACTTGGAATCGAACTGCCCCCGCCTAATCCGCCCGGAGCTATTTATACTCCTTGTGTGGTAGCAGGTGACCTGCTTTTTACGGCAGGTCAAACGCCGAAAAAAGACGGCAAACTGATCATGCGGGGTAAACTTGGTAAGGAAATTACTCTTGAACAAGGTAAGGCATGTGCCGAACGGTGCTGTCTGAGCTGTCTCGCTCTGATTAAAAAGTATGCGGGCAGCCTGGATAACGTAGAACAAATCGTTAAAATGACGGGCTTCGTAAATTCCGCACCGGAGTTCAATCAGCAGTCCAAAGTCATTGATGGGGCCTCCGAACTGCTTTATAAAGTGTTTGGGGAAAAAGGTGCTCATGCAAGGAGCGCTGTAGGCTGCGCCAATCTGCCCAACGATGCTCCCTGCGAAGTGGAACTGATTGTAAAAATCAAAAAATAA